The Thermococcus celericrescens genomic interval GACGAAGAGCATTCTCACTCCCTCGCCAAGCGATCAGCGTTTCCCCGTCTCACAGGACACCCAGTTTTCCTTGAAGGTGTCTATTATGAGCGTAACCTCCACCCGCTCCAGGTTCTTGCCGAAGAGCCGTTTGAGCCTTCCGGCAAAGGCCTTGACCTCATCCGTGTCGTGGAAGCTCGCCCTCACGAGTATCTGCCTCTCGCCGCTGCGCCGGTAGAGGCTCTGAACCTCATCCAGCCTGGCAACCCGTCTCAGAATCGGGTCAATCGTGTGGTCGTCTATGGCCAGCTTGAGTTCAAAGAACGTCTGAACGTATTCGTCGAGGAAAGCCGGGTCAACGATGGCGGAGTAGCCCTTAATTGCCCCAAGCTTCTCCAGCTTTTCTACCCTGTTCTTCACGCTGGCTGGGGATAGGCCAACTCTCTTCCCGAGCTCGGTTAGGGTTATTCTGCCCTCCTTCCGAAGGATTCTGAGTATCTCCCTGTCCTTCTCGTCTATTCCCGGCA includes:
- a CDS encoding Lrp/AsnC family transcriptional regulator, which translates into the protein MPGIDEKDREILRILRKEGRITLTELGKRVGLSPASVKNRVEKLEKLGAIKGYSAIVDPAFLDEYVQTFFELKLAIDDHTIDPILRRVARLDEVQSLYRRSGERQILVRASFHDTDEVKAFAGRLKRLFGKNLERVEVTLIIDTFKENWVSCETGKR